A region of Argentina anserina chromosome 5, drPotAnse1.1, whole genome shotgun sequence DNA encodes the following proteins:
- the LOC126794929 gene encoding uncharacterized protein LOC126794929 — protein MNHLQFEGTDTSKLPDKSPSESIRDLAPRTEAVLEKHLTENLVEVSITTKESLSPREPKAELSGKLVGKRSLQQIIELSDNYDTKRPNLQGSRTVENKVSEVVSQKQLTESIHEKRGKMIKPYDEVSNKLEGKMLLVEVDNPSADLGKVINSEDDPALTPATNILNNKNSFTGQKDHSIVRRKTKKKEKFDLPYRSSKRLAGQQPEPVNILVTTVRGRPAAAIKSNKGRLDAGLASDDLDIRAPLHTSAEVNSTLQGVPLTKVKSPAEDDELQPINSLGFNEQTHQVASGESSGCDVSRVTASGNFVNGASLQDGALSEAEDFFDSLDDINSTSHELLNNSILLLNDQVVSKEQHHKLVSGENPEKLSILFQDDSCSDFSYQIITGELSINYEPILERAADMVQKEKPVATGSCSGNATAKFCSSKAIQAVDLADKASQQHVAIQEMKVANDIFTIINSSDHEVSLKTIEKFLENQTAAEEKPHTLETEEAAVENPFEEFSFPFQDTWPDSDPFFGLAFQSFKEDDLFRGYFQENLDTIYKEVNSPAPPSFFE, from the coding sequence ATGAATCACCTACAATTTGAGGGAACTGACACCTCCAAGTTGCCAGATAAGAGTCCCAGTGAAAGCATAAGAGATTTGGCTCCAAGAACTGAGGCTGTCCTGGAGAAGCATTTAACCGAGAATCTGGTTGAAGTATCTATCACAACAAAGGAAAGTTTGTCCCCAAGAGAGCCAAAAGCTGAACTGTCAGGCAAACTTGTTGGCAAAAGATCATTGCAGCAAATAATTGAACTCTCTGACAATTATGATACTAAAAGGCCCAATCTCCAAGGCAGCAGAACCGTTGAAAACAAAGTGTCTGAGGTTGTCTCACAGAAGCAATTGACTGAGAGCATTCATGAAAAGCGTGGAAAAATGATTAAGCCATATGATGAAGTCTCGAACAAGCTTGAAGGGAAAATGTTGTTAGTTGAAGTTGATAATCCCTCAGCAGATCTTGGCAAAGTGATTAATTCTGAAGATGACCCTGCTTTGACTCCTGCGACTAACATCTTGAATAACAAGAATTCATTTACGGGTCAAAAGGATCACAGCATTGtcagaagaaaaacaaagaaaaaggaaaagtttGATTTGCCTTATCGGTCCTCAAAACGACTTGCTGGGCAACAGCCAGAGCCAGTAAATATCCTGGTTACCACTGTACGGGGTCGTCCAGCTGCTGCTATTAAGTCTAATAAAGGCAGACTTGATGCAGGTTTGGCTTCAGATGATCTTGACATTAGGGCACCTCTCCACACTTCTGCTGAAGTAAATTCTACACTACAAGGAGTGCCATTAACTAAGGTCAAGAGCCCAGCTGAAGATGATGAACTGCAGCCCATTAATTCCTTGGGATTCAATGAACAGACTCATCAAGTTGCATCCGGAGAGTCTAGTGGATGTGATGTCAGTCGAGTTACAGCTTCAGGTAATTTTGTTAATGGAGCATCTCTGCAGGATGGGGCTTTATCAGAAGCCGAAGACTTCTTTGATTCATTAGATGACATTAACTCTACATCACATGAGTTATTGAATAATAGCATATTGTTGCTTAATGACCAAGTGGTTTCTAAAGAGCAACATCATAAGTTGGTATCTGGGGAAAATCCTGAGAAGCTCAGCATTCTGTTTCAAGACGACTCATGCTCTGATTTTTCTTATCAGATAATTACTGGGGAATTGTCAATCAATTACGAACCTATTTTGGAACGTGCAGCTGATATGGTTCAAAAGGAAAAGCCTGTGGCAACTGGGAGCTGCAGTGGAAATGCAACTGCAAAGTTCTGCAGCAGTAAAGCCATCCAAGCTGTAGATTTGGCAGATAAAGCATCTCAACAGCATGTGGCTATTCAAGAGATGAAGGTAGCAAATGATATTTTTACTATAATAAACTCATCAGATCATGAGGTATCATTAAAGACGATTGAGAAATTTCTTGAGAACCAGACTGCTGCTGAGGAGAAACCCCACACGTTGGAAACTGAGGAAGCTGCTGTCGAGAATCCTTTCGAAGAGTTCTCATTCCCTTTCCAGGATACTTGGCCTGATTCTGACCCATTCTTTGGTCTTGCATTTCAGAGTTTTAAAGAAGATGATCTGTTTCGGGGTTACTTTCAGGAAAACCTTGACACCATTTACAAGGAGGTGAATAGCCCGGCACCACCTAGCTTTTTTGAGTGA